In the Pygocentrus nattereri isolate fPygNat1 chromosome 19, fPygNat1.pri, whole genome shotgun sequence genome, one interval contains:
- the kirrel1b gene encoding kin of IRRE-like protein 1b isoform X2: MASVWILTLAIGVAVHKVVCGPRFSQEPADQSVVFGERVVLSCVVFNYTGIVQWTKDGLALGIGEDLRAWPRYRVLRIVDVGQYNLEISSAELSDDSLYECQATEAALRSRRAKLTVLIPPDDPVIEGAPEILLMAGVSYNLTCVSRGAKPLSTIEWYKDGVIVEGAHTSTEVLPDRKRVTTRSFLPIQPVDTDTGRNFTCAASNLAVPLGKRTTITLNVHHAPTVLLSISPRSVLEGERVTFTCQATANPPVMGYRWAKGGVILEGARESVFVTTADHSFFTEPVSCQVFNAVGSTNVSILVDVHFGPILVVEPRPVTVDVDSDVTLNCKWAGNPPLTLTWTKKGSSMVLSNNNQLYLKSVSQADAGQYVCKAIVPRIGVGETEVTLTVNGPPIISSEPIQYAVRGEKGEIKCYIASTPPPDKIVWAWKENVWEKERGTLLERYTVEQSKPVSQGGAVLSTLTINNVMESDFQTTYNCTAWNSFGPGTMIITLAETDIVPVGIIAGGTVGSSMLLILCLLALAFYLYRQRKSSRRGVTLKPDIKVETVNKETHSLEEDSASVSTATRMPFKDDMDLKQDVRSETLETKEEYELKDPTNGYYNVRATTHDEIHPGSRSVLYQEFRPPNPASVSASATGPTAVINPAPIGRYEPRPPSRIAHTTYAHFNTIARTKQSQAPPNPPPQTTDYSRECGLLESTNQLAYDSYGYPTTAQYSQYRLGFAPPLEEGPAYEMYPTGQGVGLSQGVGLSQGVGLSQGVGLSQAPGPDPALGKYGSSTRFSYSSPQTEYSQRHTQRMQTHV, encoded by the exons cgTGGCCTCGTTACCGTGTGTTGCGGATAGTGGACGTTGGTCAGTATAATCTGGAGATTTCCTCGGCAGAGCTGTCGGATGATTCTCTGTATGAGTGCCAGGCCACTGAAGCCGCTCTCCGCTCCAGAAGAGCTAAACTCACTGTACTCA TTCCTCCTGATGATCCAGTGATAGAAGGAGCTCCAGAGATTCTGCTGATGGCTGGGGTTTCCTATAACCTGACATGTGTGTCTCGAGGAGCCAAACCGCTGTCTACTATAGAGTGGTACAAAGACGGAGTGATAGTAGAAGGAGCCCATACTAGCACt GAGGTCTTACCTGATAGAAAGCGTGTGACCACACGTAGCTTTCTGCCCATCCAGCCAGTGGATACAGACACTGGACGCAACTTTACCTGTGCGGCCTCTAACCTGGCTGTACCGCTGGGCAAACGGACCACTATCACACTTAACGTCCAcc atgCACCTACGGTTTTATTATCAATCTCACCCCGTTCCGTtctagagggggagagagtaaCATTTACCTGCCAAGCTACAGCAAACCCTCCCGTCATGGGTTatag gtgGGCTAAAGGTGGAGTAATTCtggagggagcgagggagagtgtgtttgtgacgACGGCAGATCACTCCTTCTTCACTGAGCCCGTTTCCTGTCAGGTGTTTAATGCTGTGGGCAGCACCAATGTCAGCATACTGGTGGACGTACACT TTGGTCCGATCCTGGTGGTGGAGCCAAGGCCAGTGACTGTGGATGTGGACTCTGATGTCACTCTGAACTGTAAATGGGCAGGAAATCCTCCTCTAACCCTCACCTGGACAAAGAAAGGCTCCAGTATG GTTCTCAGTAATAATAATCAGTTGTATCTGAAGTCAGTGAGTCAGGCGGATGCAGGGCAGTATGTGTGTAAAGCCATCGTGCCCAGGATTGGAGTCGGGGAGACGGAGGTCACACTCACAGTAAACG GCCCGCCAATCATTTCAAGTGAACCCATTCAGTACGCTGTAAGGGGGGAGAAGGGTGAGATCAAATGCTACATTGCCAGCACCCCTCCTCCTGACAAAAtt GTGTGGGCATGGAAGGAGAATgtgtgggagaaagagagaggaacgCTGTTGGAGAGGTATACAGTAGAGCAGAGTAAACCTGTGTCACAGGGGGGTGCTGTTCTCTCCACTCTCACCATCAACAACGTCATGGAGTCGGACTTTCAGACCACTTACAACTGCACTGCCTGGAATTCATTTGGCCCGGGCACCATGATTATCACTCTAGCAGAGACTG ataTTGTGCCTGTGGGAATCATAGCTGGTGGAACAGTTGGATCCTCCATGCTGCTGATCCTGTGCCTGCTTGCTCTGGCCTTCTACCTTTACCGCCAGCGCAAAAGCA GTCGTCGTGGGGTCACGCTGAAGCCGGACATCAAGGTTGAGACGGTCAACAAAGAGACACATAGCCTGGAGGAAGACTCAGCCAGCGTCTCCACGGCAACTCGCATG CCTTTCAAAGACGACATGGACCTGAAGCAGGATGTGCGCAGTGAAACGCTGGAGACGAAAGAAGAGTACGAGCTGAAG GACCCCACGAATGGCTACTACAACGTCCGAGCGACAACCCATGATGAAATCCACCCGGGCTCCCGCTCTGTGCTTTACCAGGAGTTCCGCCCACCAAACCCAGCTTCTGTCTCAGCCTCAGCAACTGGGCCGACAGCCGTCATAAACCCCGCCCCCATCGGCCGTTACGAGCCACGCCCACCATCCCGGATCGCCCACACCACCTACGCACACTTCAACACCATCGCCAGAACCAAACAGAGCCAAGCCCCTCCTAACCCGCCTCCTCAGACCACAGACTATTCCAGAGAATGCGGCCTGCTGGAGTCCACCAATCAGCTTGCCTACGACAGCTACGGCTACCCAACCACAGCCCAGTACTCTCAGTACAGGCTCGGCTTCGCCCCGCCCTTGGAGGAAGGCCCGGCCTATGAGATGTATCCCACAGGACAAGGGGTAGGGTTGAGTCAAGGGGTAGGGTTGAGTCAAGGGGTAGGGTTGAGTCAAGGGGTGGGGCTGAGTCAAGCGCCGGGGCCAGACCCCGCATTAGGGAAGTATGGAAGCTCGACACGTTTTTCCTATTCGTCCCCGCAAACGGAATACTCTCAAAGACACACCCAGAGAATGCAGACacatgtatga
- the kirrel1b gene encoding kin of IRRE-like protein 1b isoform X1, which produces MASVWILTLAIGVAVHKVVCGPRFSQEPADQSVVFGERVVLSCVVFNYTGIVQWTKDGLALGIGEDLRAWPRYRVLRIVDVGQYNLEISSAELSDDSLYECQATEAALRSRRAKLTVLIPPDDPVIEGAPEILLMAGVSYNLTCVSRGAKPLSTIEWYKDGVIVEGAHTSTEVLPDRKRVTTRSFLPIQPVDTDTGRNFTCAASNLAVPLGKRTTITLNVHHAPTVLLSISPRSVLEGERVTFTCQATANPPVMGYRWAKGGVILEGARESVFVTTADHSFFTEPVSCQVFNAVGSTNVSILVDVHFGPILVVEPRPVTVDVDSDVTLNCKWAGNPPLTLTWTKKGSSMVLSNNNQLYLKSVSQADAGQYVCKAIVPRIGVGETEVTLTVNGPPIISSEPIQYAVRGEKGEIKCYIASTPPPDKIVWAWKENVWEKERGTLLERYTVEQSKPVSQGGAVLSTLTINNVMESDFQTTYNCTAWNSFGPGTMIITLAETDIVPVGIIAGGTVGSSMLLILCLLALAFYLYRQRKSSRRGVTLKPDIKVETVNKETHSLEEDSASVSTATRMFLPSVSLSPSTQPFKDDMDLKQDVRSETLETKEEYELKDPTNGYYNVRATTHDEIHPGSRSVLYQEFRPPNPASVSASATGPTAVINPAPIGRYEPRPPSRIAHTTYAHFNTIARTKQSQAPPNPPPQTTDYSRECGLLESTNQLAYDSYGYPTTAQYSQYRLGFAPPLEEGPAYEMYPTGQGVGLSQGVGLSQGVGLSQGVGLSQAPGPDPALGKYGSSTRFSYSSPQTEYSQRHTQRMQTHV; this is translated from the exons cgTGGCCTCGTTACCGTGTGTTGCGGATAGTGGACGTTGGTCAGTATAATCTGGAGATTTCCTCGGCAGAGCTGTCGGATGATTCTCTGTATGAGTGCCAGGCCACTGAAGCCGCTCTCCGCTCCAGAAGAGCTAAACTCACTGTACTCA TTCCTCCTGATGATCCAGTGATAGAAGGAGCTCCAGAGATTCTGCTGATGGCTGGGGTTTCCTATAACCTGACATGTGTGTCTCGAGGAGCCAAACCGCTGTCTACTATAGAGTGGTACAAAGACGGAGTGATAGTAGAAGGAGCCCATACTAGCACt GAGGTCTTACCTGATAGAAAGCGTGTGACCACACGTAGCTTTCTGCCCATCCAGCCAGTGGATACAGACACTGGACGCAACTTTACCTGTGCGGCCTCTAACCTGGCTGTACCGCTGGGCAAACGGACCACTATCACACTTAACGTCCAcc atgCACCTACGGTTTTATTATCAATCTCACCCCGTTCCGTtctagagggggagagagtaaCATTTACCTGCCAAGCTACAGCAAACCCTCCCGTCATGGGTTatag gtgGGCTAAAGGTGGAGTAATTCtggagggagcgagggagagtgtgtttgtgacgACGGCAGATCACTCCTTCTTCACTGAGCCCGTTTCCTGTCAGGTGTTTAATGCTGTGGGCAGCACCAATGTCAGCATACTGGTGGACGTACACT TTGGTCCGATCCTGGTGGTGGAGCCAAGGCCAGTGACTGTGGATGTGGACTCTGATGTCACTCTGAACTGTAAATGGGCAGGAAATCCTCCTCTAACCCTCACCTGGACAAAGAAAGGCTCCAGTATG GTTCTCAGTAATAATAATCAGTTGTATCTGAAGTCAGTGAGTCAGGCGGATGCAGGGCAGTATGTGTGTAAAGCCATCGTGCCCAGGATTGGAGTCGGGGAGACGGAGGTCACACTCACAGTAAACG GCCCGCCAATCATTTCAAGTGAACCCATTCAGTACGCTGTAAGGGGGGAGAAGGGTGAGATCAAATGCTACATTGCCAGCACCCCTCCTCCTGACAAAAtt GTGTGGGCATGGAAGGAGAATgtgtgggagaaagagagaggaacgCTGTTGGAGAGGTATACAGTAGAGCAGAGTAAACCTGTGTCACAGGGGGGTGCTGTTCTCTCCACTCTCACCATCAACAACGTCATGGAGTCGGACTTTCAGACCACTTACAACTGCACTGCCTGGAATTCATTTGGCCCGGGCACCATGATTATCACTCTAGCAGAGACTG ataTTGTGCCTGTGGGAATCATAGCTGGTGGAACAGTTGGATCCTCCATGCTGCTGATCCTGTGCCTGCTTGCTCTGGCCTTCTACCTTTACCGCCAGCGCAAAAGCA GTCGTCGTGGGGTCACGCTGAAGCCGGACATCAAGGTTGAGACGGTCAACAAAGAGACACATAGCCTGGAGGAAGACTCAGCCAGCGTCTCCACGGCAACTCGCATG TTtcttccctctgtctccctctctccctccactcaGCCTTTCAAAGACGACATGGACCTGAAGCAGGATGTGCGCAGTGAAACGCTGGAGACGAAAGAAGAGTACGAGCTGAAG GACCCCACGAATGGCTACTACAACGTCCGAGCGACAACCCATGATGAAATCCACCCGGGCTCCCGCTCTGTGCTTTACCAGGAGTTCCGCCCACCAAACCCAGCTTCTGTCTCAGCCTCAGCAACTGGGCCGACAGCCGTCATAAACCCCGCCCCCATCGGCCGTTACGAGCCACGCCCACCATCCCGGATCGCCCACACCACCTACGCACACTTCAACACCATCGCCAGAACCAAACAGAGCCAAGCCCCTCCTAACCCGCCTCCTCAGACCACAGACTATTCCAGAGAATGCGGCCTGCTGGAGTCCACCAATCAGCTTGCCTACGACAGCTACGGCTACCCAACCACAGCCCAGTACTCTCAGTACAGGCTCGGCTTCGCCCCGCCCTTGGAGGAAGGCCCGGCCTATGAGATGTATCCCACAGGACAAGGGGTAGGGTTGAGTCAAGGGGTAGGGTTGAGTCAAGGGGTAGGGTTGAGTCAAGGGGTGGGGCTGAGTCAAGCGCCGGGGCCAGACCCCGCATTAGGGAAGTATGGAAGCTCGACACGTTTTTCCTATTCGTCCCCGCAAACGGAATACTCTCAAAGACACACCCAGAGAATGCAGACacatgtatga